The following proteins are encoded in a genomic region of Rhizobium sp. CCGE531:
- a CDS encoding ABC transporter ATP-binding protein: protein MGSIVLKQVSKVFGEAKVIPSIDLEIDNGEFVVFVGPSGCGKSTLLRLIAGLEDVSGGQILIDGKDGTNLKPSDRGLAMVFQSYALYPHMSVRKNIAFPLKMANMPQAEIDKKVADAAHVLNLTDYLERKPRQLSGGQRQRVAIGRAIVRQPAAFLFDEPLSNLDAALRVNMRLEISELHQQLKTTMVYVTHDQVEAMTMADKIVVLNRGNIEQVGSPLELYRSPRNLFVAGFIGSPKMNFVKGAYAQSLGGDTIGVRPEHTLLSTTAGDWQGKVLVAEHLGSDTFLHIDVDGIGSVTARGSGDFPARAGDTVYLTPDKAHIHRFNAEGLSI from the coding sequence ATGGGTAGCATTGTTCTCAAGCAAGTTTCCAAGGTCTTCGGCGAAGCCAAGGTCATCCCTTCCATCGACCTCGAGATCGACAATGGCGAGTTCGTCGTGTTCGTCGGCCCGTCCGGCTGTGGCAAGTCGACGCTGCTGCGCCTGATCGCCGGCCTCGAAGATGTCTCGGGCGGCCAGATCCTCATCGACGGCAAGGACGGCACCAATTTGAAGCCATCCGACCGCGGCCTTGCCATGGTGTTCCAGTCCTACGCGCTTTATCCGCATATGAGCGTGCGCAAGAACATCGCCTTTCCGCTGAAGATGGCGAACATGCCGCAGGCGGAAATCGATAAGAAGGTCGCGGATGCCGCGCACGTCCTGAACCTCACGGATTATCTGGAGCGCAAGCCGCGCCAGCTTTCCGGCGGCCAGCGCCAGCGCGTCGCCATCGGCCGCGCCATCGTGCGCCAACCGGCGGCCTTCCTCTTCGATGAGCCCTTGTCGAACCTCGATGCGGCACTGCGCGTCAACATGCGTCTCGAGATCAGCGAGCTGCACCAGCAGCTGAAAACGACGATGGTCTACGTGACGCACGATCAGGTCGAAGCCATGACCATGGCGGACAAGATCGTCGTGCTCAATCGCGGCAATATCGAGCAGGTGGGTTCGCCGCTGGAGCTCTATCGCAGCCCGCGCAATCTCTTCGTCGCCGGTTTCATCGGCTCGCCGAAAATGAACTTCGTCAAGGGCGCCTATGCGCAGAGCCTTGGCGGCGACACGATCGGCGTGCGGCCGGAACATACCCTGCTGTCGACCACTGCGGGCGACTGGCAGGGCAAGGTGCTGGTGGCTGAGCATCTCGGCTCCGACACTTTCCTGCATATCGACGTCGACGGGATCGGATCGGTGACGGCGCGCGGCTCCGGCGATTTCCCGGCCCGGGCCGGCGATACCGTCTACCTGACGCCGGATAAGGCGCATATTCACCGGTTCAACGCCGAGGGGCTGTCGATCTGA
- a CDS encoding carbohydrate ABC transporter permease, giving the protein MARKITTQRKIAVSIAAWIVAILIFFPILWTILTSFKTEGDAIASPPQFLFFHWTLENYFEVQSRSDYFLHFGNSVIIAFGSTILGLLVAVPAAWAMAFSPTKRTKDVLMWMLSTKMMPPVGAFIPIYLLFQSFGLLNNQFASRLGMVIVLMLINLPIIVWMLYTYFKEIPGEILEAARMDGATLAKEIIYVLTPMAIPGLASTMLLNIILAWNEAFWTLNLSAVDAAPLSTFIASYSSPEGLFYAKLSAASTMAIAPILILGWFSQKQLVRGLTFGAVK; this is encoded by the coding sequence ATGGCACGCAAGATCACCACGCAACGCAAGATCGCCGTTTCGATCGCCGCCTGGATCGTCGCAATCCTCATCTTCTTCCCCATCCTGTGGACGATCCTGACGAGCTTCAAGACGGAGGGCGACGCTATCGCCTCGCCGCCGCAGTTCCTCTTCTTCCACTGGACGCTGGAGAATTATTTCGAGGTGCAGTCGCGCTCGGATTACTTCCTCCACTTCGGCAATTCGGTCATCATCGCCTTCGGTTCGACCATTCTCGGCCTGCTCGTCGCAGTACCGGCCGCCTGGGCCATGGCTTTCTCGCCGACCAAGCGGACCAAGGACGTCTTGATGTGGATGCTGTCGACGAAGATGATGCCGCCGGTCGGCGCCTTCATCCCGATCTATCTGCTGTTCCAGAGCTTCGGTCTCCTGAACAACCAGTTCGCCAGCCGGCTGGGCATGGTGATCGTCCTGATGCTCATCAACCTGCCGATCATCGTCTGGATGCTCTATACCTACTTCAAGGAAATCCCCGGCGAAATCCTCGAAGCGGCTCGCATGGACGGCGCGACGCTGGCAAAAGAGATCATCTATGTCCTGACGCCGATGGCGATCCCCGGCCTTGCCTCGACGATGTTGCTCAACATCATCCTCGCGTGGAACGAGGCCTTCTGGACACTCAATCTCTCCGCCGTCGACGCGGCGCCGCTGAGCACGTTCATCGCCTCCTATTCCAGTCCGGAGGGCCTGTTCTATGCCAAGCTTTCGGCGGCATCGACCATGGCGATCGCTCCGATCCTGATCCTCGGCTGGTTCAGCCAGAAACAACTCGTTCGCGGCCTCACCTTCGGCGCGGTTAAGTAA
- a CDS encoding sugar ABC transporter permease produces MATLHTRSTARVMMAPSVLLLFAWMIVPLVMTIYFSTLNYNLLSPGAHDFIGWLNYEYFISDPAFLSSLIVTLLLVGGALLITVIGGIALALLLDQPIFGQGIVRMLVLAPFFVMPTVAALIWKHMFMNPVNGLLAHLFKFFGLDPLTWLETVPLLSIIIIVAWQWLPFATLILLTALQSLDEEQKEAAEMDGAGPVSKFIYITLPHLARAITVVILIETIFLLSAFAEILVTTNGGPGTATTNLTYLVYSQIVLSQDVGGASAGGIIAVILANIVAIFVMRAVGKNLEA; encoded by the coding sequence ATGGCAACGTTGCACACCCGTTCCACCGCGCGCGTCATGATGGCGCCTTCGGTTCTGCTCCTCTTCGCGTGGATGATCGTCCCGCTCGTGATGACGATCTATTTCTCGACGCTGAACTACAATCTGCTGTCGCCCGGCGCGCATGATTTCATCGGCTGGCTCAACTACGAATACTTCATCAGCGACCCGGCTTTCCTGAGCTCGCTGATCGTGACGCTCCTGCTTGTCGGCGGCGCGCTGCTCATCACCGTCATCGGCGGTATTGCGCTGGCGCTCCTTCTCGATCAGCCGATCTTCGGCCAGGGCATCGTGCGCATGCTGGTGCTTGCGCCCTTCTTCGTGATGCCGACGGTCGCCGCCCTCATCTGGAAGCACATGTTCATGAACCCGGTGAACGGGCTTCTGGCGCATCTCTTCAAATTTTTCGGGCTTGATCCGCTGACCTGGCTGGAAACTGTTCCGCTGCTGTCGATCATCATCATCGTTGCCTGGCAATGGCTGCCTTTCGCGACGCTCATCCTGCTGACTGCCTTGCAATCGCTGGACGAGGAGCAGAAGGAAGCCGCCGAGATGGATGGCGCCGGGCCGGTTTCGAAATTCATCTACATCACCCTACCGCATCTGGCCCGCGCCATCACCGTGGTGATCCTGATCGAGACGATCTTCCTGCTGTCCGCCTTCGCCGAGATCCTCGTCACCACCAATGGCGGGCCGGGCACGGCGACGACGAACCTCACTTATCTGGTCTATTCGCAGATCGTCCTGTCGCAGGACGTCGGCGGCGCATCCGCGGGCGGCATCATCGCGGTCATCCTCGCCAATATCGTCGCGATCTTCGTGATGCGCGCGGTCGGCAAGAATCTGGAGGCTTGA
- a CDS encoding sugar ABC transporter substrate-binding protein, giving the protein MKLKTLLLSACSALMFAGLATAETLTIATVNNGDMVRMQKLTDDFKAKNPGIDLQWVTLEENVLRQKVTTDIATKGGQYDVLTIGTYEVPIWSKLGWLASLDKLSADKDYAADDLLPAIRSGLTTDGKLYAAPFYGESSMVMYRKDLFEKAGLKMPDAPTWDFVADAARKITDKDHEVYGICLRGKAGWGENMAFLTAMSNSFGARWFDEKWKAQFDQPEWKDTLSFYVKLMKDAGPPGASSNGFNENLALFQSGKCGMWIDATVAASFVSDPKESKVADKVGFALAPDKGLGKRGNWLWAWNLAIPASSKKTEAAEKFISWATSKEYTNLVAQKEGWLNAPPGTRTSLYASADYQKAAPFAKMTLDSINSADPTHPTVKPVPYVGVQFVAIPEFQGIGTAVGQQFSAALAGQISVDQALKAAQQLTEREMKKAGYPK; this is encoded by the coding sequence ATGAAATTGAAAACTTTACTGCTGAGCGCCTGCTCGGCGCTGATGTTTGCCGGCCTGGCGACCGCGGAAACCCTCACGATCGCGACGGTCAATAATGGCGACATGGTTCGTATGCAGAAGCTTACGGACGATTTCAAAGCCAAGAACCCCGGTATCGACCTGCAATGGGTCACGCTTGAAGAAAACGTATTGCGCCAGAAGGTTACGACCGACATCGCTACCAAGGGCGGCCAGTACGACGTGCTGACCATCGGCACCTACGAAGTGCCGATCTGGAGCAAGCTTGGCTGGCTTGCATCGCTCGACAAGCTTTCCGCCGACAAGGACTATGCGGCGGATGACCTTCTCCCTGCCATTCGCAGCGGTCTGACCACCGATGGCAAGCTCTATGCAGCACCGTTCTATGGCGAAAGCTCGATGGTGATGTATCGCAAGGACCTGTTCGAGAAGGCCGGCCTGAAGATGCCGGACGCACCGACCTGGGACTTCGTCGCCGATGCGGCCCGCAAGATCACCGACAAGGACCATGAAGTCTACGGCATCTGCCTTCGCGGCAAGGCAGGCTGGGGCGAGAACATGGCATTCCTGACGGCGATGTCGAATTCCTTCGGCGCCCGCTGGTTCGACGAAAAGTGGAAGGCACAGTTCGACCAGCCGGAATGGAAGGACACGCTGAGCTTCTATGTCAAGCTGATGAAGGATGCCGGCCCTCCGGGCGCTTCTTCCAACGGCTTCAACGAAAACCTGGCCCTGTTCCAATCCGGCAAGTGCGGCATGTGGATCGACGCGACGGTTGCTGCTTCCTTCGTCTCCGATCCGAAGGAATCGAAGGTCGCCGACAAGGTCGGCTTCGCTCTGGCGCCGGACAAGGGCCTCGGCAAGCGCGGCAACTGGCTCTGGGCATGGAACCTCGCCATCCCGGCTTCGTCGAAGAAGACAGAAGCCGCGGAGAAGTTCATTTCCTGGGCTACCAGCAAGGAATACACCAACCTTGTCGCACAGAAGGAAGGCTGGCTGAACGCACCTCCCGGCACCCGTACGTCGCTCTACGCGAGTGCGGACTACCAGAAGGCAGCGCCTTTCGCGAAGATGACGCTCGACTCGATCAACTCGGCTGATCCGACGCATCCGACCGTCAAGCCGGTTCCCTATGTCGGCGTCCAGTTCGTCGCCATCCCCGAATTCCAGGGTATCGGCACGGCTGTCGGCCAGCAGTTCTCCGCCGCCCTTGCCGGCCAGATCTCCGTCGATCAGGCGCTCAAGGCTGCCCAGCAGCTGACCGAACGCGAAATGAAGAAGGCCGGCTATCCGAAGTAA
- a CDS encoding sugar-binding transcriptional regulator — protein MARKLDSQGRLDDAARAGWLYYVAGRTQDEIAVAMGISRQSAQRLVSLAVAERLIKVRLDHPIAACLEYAAALKAKFNLRHIDVVPSDPDSTSSTIGIAEAGAAEIERWLRRSDPIVLAIGTGRTLKAAVDQLPAIECLQHRVVSLTGNIGPDGSAAYYNVIFSMADVIKARHFPMPLPVLVSSAEERELLHAQALVRSTLDISAQADVTFVGIGEMGIEAPLCLDGFLEKDEMLALMNRGAAGEICGWLFDGDGRLMPDDVNDRVASAPIPSRDTCSVIGIAKGRRKFEAIKAAVVGRQINGLITDEAVAEFLLRD, from the coding sequence ATGGCGAGAAAGCTGGATTCCCAGGGGCGGCTTGACGATGCGGCGCGGGCCGGCTGGCTCTATTACGTCGCCGGCCGGACGCAGGACGAGATTGCGGTCGCAATGGGAATCTCCCGCCAGTCGGCGCAGAGGCTGGTATCGCTCGCCGTTGCCGAACGGCTGATCAAGGTGCGGCTGGATCACCCGATCGCCGCCTGTCTGGAATATGCCGCGGCGCTGAAAGCGAAATTCAATCTCCGGCATATCGATGTCGTGCCGAGCGATCCGGACAGTACCTCTTCCACCATCGGCATTGCCGAAGCCGGGGCTGCCGAAATCGAACGCTGGCTGCGGCGCAGCGATCCGATCGTATTAGCGATCGGCACCGGACGCACGCTGAAGGCCGCGGTCGACCAACTGCCGGCCATCGAATGTCTGCAGCACCGGGTGGTGTCGCTGACGGGCAATATCGGCCCGGACGGTTCGGCCGCCTATTACAACGTCATCTTCAGCATGGCCGATGTCATCAAGGCGCGGCATTTTCCGATGCCGCTGCCGGTGCTGGTATCGTCGGCCGAGGAACGCGAGCTGCTGCATGCGCAAGCGCTGGTGCGCTCGACGCTGGATATCAGCGCCCAGGCCGACGTAACCTTTGTCGGCATCGGCGAGATGGGTATCGAAGCGCCGCTCTGCCTCGACGGCTTCCTCGAGAAGGACGAGATGCTCGCGTTGATGAACCGCGGCGCTGCCGGCGAGATCTGCGGCTGGCTTTTCGATGGCGATGGCAGGCTCATGCCTGATGATGTCAACGATCGCGTCGCCAGCGCGCCGATACCCTCACGAGACACCTGTTCGGTCATTGGAATCGCCAAAGGAAGACGCAAGTTCGAGGCGATCAAGGCCGCCGTTGTCGGCCGGCAAATCAACGGTTTGATCACCGACGAGGCAGTTGCTGAATTTTTGCTCAGGGACTGA